AGTCTCCTTATTTTCTTATCTTCCACATCTtccaagatgatgatgatgatgctggcATTTCGCCTGAAGACAAGCCAGGATTGTGCCAGTTCAAACTCAAACTGACACCAGGAGCTGTCTAGGAAGTGCTGAGACACCACCACAATGACTTTCCGGCTACCCATGATGCCTTCATCCACTATATTGGAGGCAATCGACTTTCCTGCTTGGAAATCTCGCTCATGCAGGCAAAGCTGAATTGGAGGATGTCCTTTCTCAAGGTTTTCCACAAGCTCATCCAACACCCAGGCTTCATCCTTGCTTGAGTAGATCACAAAGGCATCATAGGAGCATTCTTGTTGTCTAGACATTCTGTAGCCTCTTAGCAATATGAAGCAGTAATGTATATAGAACTGGTACTTATACAACAATGCAGACAATAGGAGTACAATTACAGCTGCTAATATGGACACGGTTATTATCACTCTCTTTATGTGAACACAGTGTGTGGGGTCAAAGTTAATCATTCTGGAGTTCATGGATGAAGCTTTGCATGACATTAGATGAGGATCTTTTAGAACTGACTGATGATTAATGATCCAGGAAATAAATTCAGTCTGAGTACAGGAACATTCTATGGGATTGAAGGACAAATCAAATACCGAAAGATCTGCAGGGAGATTCTGAAGAATGTTTGGAGAGATGCCGGCTATGTGGTTATTATCTGCATGCAAAGACTTTAGTTTCGATAAACTAGGACCTGTGAGAAAGTCCATTGTGGTCAGTTTGTTCCCACTAAGAatcaaatgttttaaattatgtAGATCCTGGAATGAAGTCAAGGGTATGTCTTCAATGGCACAATTTGTAATGTCCAGGAGCTCTAGAGCTGTGAGATTTAAAAATAATTGACCAAAAATGCCTTTTGCAAAGCTGTTGCCAGCAATTTTCAATTCTTTCAGACTGCTTAAACCATAAAAAATAACTATGCTTTTGAAGGTAATTTGTGAGTGGGAAAGGTCGAGAGTCTTTAAATTCTTAAGGTCTTGCATAACAGCTGATTCATTTTCAACTTCTACTTCTGTGCCATGAAGATCCAATATTTCTAGAGATGCTTTATTTGAAAGTCCACGAATTCTAATGTTAATCTTCGCATTCTCACTCAGATTTAGATACCTGAGTTTAGGGACATCAATAAATTCATCATCACAGCAATTCATTATCAAATTATTATTACTTAGATCAATGTAGTCTAGACTAGGCAAATTAGCAAAGCTTATAAATTCTGGTGGATGTATATTTTCATTGATGACCAGTTTCTTTAAATTGTGTTGATGAGACAGTAGAACATCTGGTAGTATGGCCATTTTACCTTTAACAATAACAATCTCTTTGAGGTttggaaaataaaaatgttcctTGTTAATTATGCCAACGCGGTTCAGAACAATTTTTGTAGAATTACTCATGCAACCAAGGATACGACTGGGTAGATTGAAATAGAAGGACTGATGAAAATATATCTCCTCGAAGTTTATGAAACAAAGGTTTTCCAAAGAATCTGGATTTATTTGGATCCTTCCCGTCTCCAAGAAATGTCCTATTTTCAACTTCTTTACATTCAAACCACTAAGACCCCCAAGAGCTTCTCTTGTACTTGTGGATGAGGTTGTGTCAAATAAATTGATCTCTCGGAGATAAAGGCCATTACATGCTCCAGTTTCTATGAAGGATATTGGGTTTCCGGACAGTATTAAAGTTAAATTGCTACTCATCTGACGCAAAACGGAAGTGTGAACAGCTCTGATGACAGATATGTTGTTTGTATGAAGGTCCAGTAATGTGAAGTCCTTGAAACTAACAGCATACGTTGGAAGGGCCAAAGAAAATAATCTGTTTGTTCCAACTTTTAATTCCTTTAGGCTTGTTAAATTCTGTAAATTAAGACTGTACATGGAGAGCAGACCGATGTCGACTAGAACAAGCTtgtatattttttccaaaacaTTAATGCTGTTTCTTCCAAAATATTTCACTGGATTTCCAGTGAGAATCAAAACAGACAAATTTCTCATATTAAAGAACGCCTCATTGTCAATGTTTTGGATGTGACATCTGTTCGAAAaagagacacaaaaacacaggacAGTGTCACATAATCTTCACATTGTGTTTACAGTGTCAGTTTAAATAATCATGTCTAAGAAATGAAGTAAAACAAAGAAGCCCTCCTTTTACCTTGTGAGATCAAGATGTTGTAGTAATGGTAATCTCGGGAACATGTGTCTCTGCAATGTTGTGAGGTAATTAAAACTGAAgtccaaatgttgtgtggaGGGAGGGATACTGGTTGGTATGTAGCTCAGGTTTCTCCTGAAGCATGAGTATTGGAGACTGGGGATGACCTGAAAACAAGAGAAAATGTTTAAAGTCTACACATATGCTGTCACAGAATTAGGCATGTTATGCAAACATTACTATACCTCCAAGCATGCCTCCATATCCTCATTCATTTTGACTGCCCTTACAGTAGTAAGAATCATCCACATGACTGGAAGTGTAATTCTGTGTACTCGTAGAGACGTCATTTTGACAAAAGCCTTCATTTGTTTGGACAATACATGACATAGGCTTTCCTGAAATAGCAATGAGGAACAAAAACCACGTGCCACTGATTGTGTGACTTCTCAGACATGAGAACAAAGGAACTATGATTCTTGTAACTGTCAGTGAAATGTAAATATACGCTTTTTAACTGTTACACTGTCACTAGTCTGACGTAATCTTATTTTACCTcattacaaatacaaatatacaaatgtgacatacaaatacagaAAGTAATTTGtacaaatatatgtatatttgtaaatatatttttgacgtttgtaaataaatatgtttgtgtgtgggaggcaTTGGATTCTGCATCTGTGGATCGCATTTGTGGATGATGTAATTTTGAGACATTCTTATCCCACAGCGTCCACAAACAAATACCCCCAAATTCGCGGGCGAATACACCCTCCCCTGGATAACAAGTAGATGGCAGTGTGAGAATTTGGGGGTATTTATCTTTTTCAAGTATGTACAAATCTTTTAGAGACAATTCTACCCCCatactccccctccctcccgtgcaattgaaccTCTCCCcttaaacgcgcatctcgttggAGATTGTTGTTTTTTATGGTTCAGGTTGGatcaagttgtttttgttgcctttTTTGGAGCCTGGACTTTCCACAGAGACagaatgttttagcttagaaaccgtgcaacattgcttagagcacatTTAAGCAACTTTATTGGGAAAGGGAGTGGTTTGTTCTTCCATTAAGTCAAGTAATGTTTGATATCCTATTAAGGGTGTAACGGTAACTTAGGTTCGGTTACTTTTTGGCAAGTCTGTAAGAACTGCTAGCCTAACATTCACTGACAATATTGCTGGTGTTCAACATATATAAGCAGGATTAGTAATTAAAAAAATCCAGGTCAAAAACTTTTtttctaaagaaaaaaaaaaacatcatcaacATTATAATGGGTTATCATCTGGACACCTACATGTTCCAAAACTCTCACAAAGGAAAAACCTGCCAAGTTTCATATGGTCATCTGCAATCCCCGTCCCTGGCCGTCGAGTCATACCAGGCGGtgctctgataggcctactgtctgATACTTCCCCCTTTCTCATGCTCCCCCTTTGCTAAAGCTAAgaccatgtctgtctgtgtttagtGCAGTTCTGCTTTTCAATATTCAACAGCACCACAATGATTTGGCCAATATTTACAGATTTCACAACATATCAGTTAAAAAAAAGAGTGTAAAGGTTGCACTAGCAGAGCAAAAACAGCTGTAAAATGCTACAGAGTTGAAATGAGGATTATTGGTGCGTGTCTTGCTGGCACATCTGTGACCAGGACATCAAGTGGTGTTTTGAAAGCCACGGTATCGATGGTAATGTTGGTATACCATGATGAAAGACGAACGAACCACATCCAACAGGACAATGCAAGAGGAAGCTGTCTGAAAGGAATATATGTGTGCTAAGACGGATTGTATTACAAAAAAAACCCATACCACTACAGCTGCCCAACTCACAGCAGAATAAAATGTGCATCTTGACTCTCCCGTTGCCACCAAAGCGAAGGTGCTTGTCtaactgtgttttgtttttaactgtGTCTTTAATAAGTTTTGTAAAGTCTCTGGCAACATGTAAGATAACCTTGCACAAgaagccagtgtgtgtgctagctgtcATGGCAGAGTGAGTGTTTCGATAGCACAGTGAATTtctttaagtatatttttgtgacaggaagcaagtatTATAAGTCTATAATATAAATGGCGTTTACAAacggaagttcgggaggagcatgACGGAATTTGCCACGCCTCCTTCAATCAGACAGGTTATTTATTCGCAGTCTGCCTCTATTTGGCGAAGCTGCAGCATCGGCGTCACTCTGCTTGCAAGAAGGAGAGCTACTCCGCGGACCATATCTTTGATTAGAGCAGAGTTGGATGTAGTATCGATTGCCCTCATTTCGCAAGGAAAGCAGACCTGCGTCGTCGCCTTCTCCAACAATCAGTTTATCTTTCCTCTCCTACTATAGCCGATCAACCAAGCACTAGCGCCGCAGCTTTTCTACGGAATTAcggaatgtgaactagtgaaccctcctttattcatgtttttttaaatgctatttcaaaagagagaaaattgacagggcctgtgctgtgcagCTGTCTAAGGTTTGGATTGACATATTTAATCTGTCACTAACCCAGGCAGCTGTCTCCGCATGCTTTAAAACCACCTCCATCGTGGCGGTGCCAAAACACTCCGCGGCAACACGTCTTAATGACTTCCGTCCAGTTGTACTCaaccccatcatcatgaagtgcttcgagagGATGGTCCTGGCCCACCTCAAGACCTGCTTACCACCATCACCTTCCAATTCGCATaccgtcagaacaggagcacggAGGATGGCATCTCTACtgcacttcactctgccctgtcccaccttgacaatagcaacacctacagtatgtgagaatgctgttcattgacttcagttctgaattcaacaccatcatcccctccaaactgatcagcAAACTCATTGGGCATTAATACCTCCttctgtaactggattctggacttcctaaccaacagacctcagtctgttaggttagataaccacacctcctcaaccatcaccctgaacaccggtgtaccacagggatgtgtgctgagccctctcctttaATCCCTCTTCActacgactgcacacctgtacatagCTCTAACACCATTACCACCACGCTATggtgattggtctcatcagcaacaacgatgagacggccaatagggaggaggtccagcacctaacattgTGGTGAACtgacaacaacctggctctcaacaccaagaagaccaaagagctcattgtggacttcaggaagtctaaagctagcacacacacatattctcatcAATGGGACTGAGGTGTagcgtgtcaccagcttcaagtttctgggtgtccacatctctgaggacctctcttggaccctcaacacctctatcctgatcaagaaggctcaccagcttctcttcttcctgaggagACTTGAGAAGGGCCACCTGTCTCCTCACATCCTGGTGAACTTCAACCGCTGCAACATTGAGAGCATCCataccaactgtgtcacagtttggtttGGCAACTGCTTTGCCTCCGTAGCAAGTTAACACAGCTGATCAtggtatagcctaggcctatttcagatagattgctgctatgtcttgtctgttaacaactcattgtcatcATGAGCGCGTAGGTTATCTCGcagttatggaaataccatgcactatgccatttatatagctagaataatacatgtttccaatgatataatTTCTATTACAgtttctatagtacaaaatgttatttcactctgtttttacgtgggtaaggccaccacacatccaaataactgccctgcAGTGTCACTGTCTCACCTACAtaaaatatagtagcctaggctataaacacagatatgtgtgcatttacttaGAATACATGGCCTGCTGCCTGGTCGgaaggacagcttcattcgtccctccatagacattcagcaatagggCTTGcattcattacaaacaaacatgcaatgtgaaagtctgggattggggagagcactaataTGCCTAGTCTAagctactgaataagcatgaagtcgaacctttagatgaaaaacactctttaataataggcctactataaataaataaaccactAATGAAGTTAcctttgaccatcgcatttattgCTGAAAGTaattggctgagcaacggaggttaatatgttctatgttttgtgcAAATTATGTAGCTATGTCTATCGTTGTTGCATTTGAAGAAAACTGGAATATTTCATTCGTCCTCcttttcaatcgtcccggttgtacttTGGAACGgtcattctctctccaaacttctcaaaatgttgagtttaatgtcgacacgtcaaGATTAAAGTTGatatatttcaactttattctcgaaatgtcgagtttaatgtcgacatggcgactttaaagtcgacacgtcgagattaatctagtcatggcaaaaatattttttcttcttcatgtgtggccctaatactccgtcgtagaaAGGACACACCACCATTGAAAGACATTTAAAAAGTAAGGTGTATTTGTATAGAGCACCACTCAACATAGGTCAACCAGGTCGATATAGGATATATCAAACTGGTGCCTATGATAATTGAATCCCAGTTAACTTTAAATGTTGCTTTCACAGTCATCCAAATTAAGAATTCCACTCTGCCATGTGTAACGATAAACAAGTGATGTAATGAACAACTCATATGCAACTCAAAACACTTATGAATGGCAACATATGTATTTATTTCGTTTCCCTGGTTTCCCTCTAATGACATTCTCATAGAGGTTCCAGCATACAAAGCATGTAAGcaacaatgacaaaaaaaaatacaaaaatcacTGAGGATGACTGAACTATAGCTGAACTAACCAAAGAGCATTACAACAAGAGTCCCAAACTTCACCCCATCACTTTGTTTCCTTCCCCAAAGACACAGGCCACTTTGGTAAAGTATTGTCTGCGTTTGAGAGATCCTAGTGATGTGGCTTTAGTTCCTCATCAGTTCTCATGAAAGCCTGCCTTCTGCCTTTTTAAGCAGACCTGTTTTGTCAGGTGTCCCTCTGCTTATTTGCAAATGGCTGCCTTGACAGTATACCGGTTTACACTGTCAGTCATGTGGATGATTCTTACTAGTCTATGTGGAGCCAAGATAATAAAAGACCCGGGAGATTGCTTAGAGGTATAGTATCATGTCTCGTTCAGATGGAATAAATAGTGCCTAATTCTGTCTCAATGTATATACATAAACTTTAAAAACTCTCTCTTGTTTTCAGGTCATCCCCAGTCCTCCAATACTCATGCTTCAGGAGAAACCTGAGCTACATACCAACCAGTATCCCTCCCtccacacaacatttggacTTCAGTTTTAATTACCTCACAACACTGCAGAGACACATGTTCCCGAGACTGCCATTTTTACAACATCTTGATCTCACAAGGTAAAAGGAGAGCTTCTTTATTTTACTTAAAGATGCCCTGCCACAcatatttcattactttgtggtaatgtctgaagttctaccatggACTCTGTAACATTCTTTGTTGAAAACATgttaccttgtttcaagccattctagcGTGGTATTTAAAGCCTGCACAAAGACTCAGCTCAATTTGcgccagttctcattaatattc
This genomic stretch from Alosa sapidissima isolate fAloSap1 chromosome 16, fAloSap1.pri, whole genome shotgun sequence harbors:
- the LOC121685867 gene encoding toll-like receptor 4 isoform X1; its protein translation is MKAFVKMTSLRVHRITLPVMWMILTTVRAVKMNEDMEACLEVIPSLQYSCFRRNLSYIPTSIPPSTQHLDFSFNYLTTLQRHMFPRLPLLQHLDLTRCHIQNIDNEAFFNMRNLSVLILTGNPVKYFGRNSINVLEKIYKLVLVDIGLLSMYSLNLQNLTSLKELKVGTNRLFSLALPTYAVSFKDFTLLDLHTNNISVIRAVHTSVLRQMSSNLTLILSGNPISFIETGACNGLYLREINLFDTTSSTSTREALGGLSGLNVKKLKIGHFLETGRIQINPDSLENLCFINFEEIYFHQSFYFNLPSRILGCMSNSTKIVLNRVGIINKEHFYFPNLKEIVIVKGKMAILPDVLLSHQHNLKKLVINENIHPPEFISFANLPSLDYIDLSNNNLIMNCCDDEFIDVPKLRYLNLSENAKINIRIRGLSNKASLEILDLHGTEVEVENESAVMQDLKNLKTLDLSHSQITFKSIVIFYGLSSLKELKIAGNSFAKGIFGQLFLNLTALELLDITNCAIEDIPLTSFQDLHNLKHLILSGNKLTTMDFLTGPSLSKLKSLHADNNHIAGISPNILQNLPADLSVFDLSFNPIECSCTQTEFISWIINHQSVLKDPHLMSCKASSMNSRMINFDPTHCVHIKRVIITVSILAAVIVLLLSALLYKYQFYIHYCFILLRGYRMSRQQECSYDAFVIYSSKDEAWVLDELVENLEKGHPPIQLCLHERDFQAGKSIASNIVDEGIMGSRKVIVVVSQHFLDSSWCQFEFELAQSWLVFRRNASIIIIILEDVEDKKIRRLFGLHKYLKKNTYLKWKGNVLSNIRFWARLRKAIIARN
- the LOC121685867 gene encoding toll-like receptor 4 isoform X2, whose translation is MTFRLPMMPSSTILEVIPSLQYSCFRRNLSYIPTSIPPSTQHLDFSFNYLTTLQRHMFPRLPLLQHLDLTRCHIQNIDNEAFFNMRNLSVLILTGNPVKYFGRNSINVLEKIYKLVLVDIGLLSMYSLNLQNLTSLKELKVGTNRLFSLALPTYAVSFKDFTLLDLHTNNISVIRAVHTSVLRQMSSNLTLILSGNPISFIETGACNGLYLREINLFDTTSSTSTREALGGLSGLNVKKLKIGHFLETGRIQINPDSLENLCFINFEEIYFHQSFYFNLPSRILGCMSNSTKIVLNRVGIINKEHFYFPNLKEIVIVKGKMAILPDVLLSHQHNLKKLVINENIHPPEFISFANLPSLDYIDLSNNNLIMNCCDDEFIDVPKLRYLNLSENAKINIRIRGLSNKASLEILDLHGTEVEVENESAVMQDLKNLKTLDLSHSQITFKSIVIFYGLSSLKELKIAGNSFAKGIFGQLFLNLTALELLDITNCAIEDIPLTSFQDLHNLKHLILSGNKLTTMDFLTGPSLSKLKSLHADNNHIAGISPNILQNLPADLSVFDLSFNPIECSCTQTEFISWIINHQSVLKDPHLMSCKASSMNSRMINFDPTHCVHIKRVIITVSILAAVIVLLLSALLYKYQFYIHYCFILLRGYRMSRQQECSYDAFVIYSSKDEAWVLDELVENLEKGHPPIQLCLHERDFQAGKSIASNIVDEGIMGSRKVIVVVSQHFLDSSWCQFEFELAQSWLVFRRNASIIIIILEDVEDKKIRRLFGLHKYLKKNTYLKWKGNVLSNIRFWARLRKAIIARN